The Streptomyces sp. TLI_105 DNA segment CCCGGCTGCTCGCCGGGGAGCATCACGATCCGCACGCCGTGCTCGGCGCGCACCCGGTCAAGGGCGGGGTCGTCATCCGGGCGCTGCGCCCGTGGGCGAAGGAGGTCGCCGTCCTCACCAAGGGCAAGCGCCTCACGATGGACGACGACGGCGACGGGCTCTTCTCGGTGTTCGTCCCGTTGCTGCGCAAGGTGCCCGCGTACGAGTTCCGCGTCCGCTACGACGGGGACGAGCTCGCCCTCCACGACCCGTACCGCTTCCTTCCCTCCCTCGGCGAGCTGGACCTGCATCTGATCGGCGAGGGCCGGCACGAGGAGCTGTGGACGGCGCTCGGCTCCCACCCGATGACCCACGAGGGCGTCGAGGGCACCCGCTTCGCGGTGTGGGCGCCGAACGCGCGCGGGGTCCGGATCACGGGCGACTTCACGCACTGGGACGGCACGGCGCTGCCGATGCGCTCGCTCGGCTCGACGGGCGTGTGGGAGCTGTTCGTGCCGGGGATCGGCGAGGGCACCGTCTACAAGTACGACATCGCGCGGCCCGACGGCTCGCACACCCTGCGCGCGGACCCGATGGCCCGTCGTACGGAGTGCCCGCCGAACACCGCGTCGATCGTCACCGCGTCGCACCACACGTGGGAGGACGCGGAGTGGATGGAGCGGCGCGGGGCGCGTCCGCCGCACGAGGCGCCGATCTCCGTGTACGAAGTGCACCTGGGGTCCTGGCGGCCGGGTCTGACCTACCGCGAGCTGGCCGAGCAGCTGCCCGCGTACGTGCGTGATCTCGGGTTCACGCACGTGGAGCTGATGCCGGTCACCGAGCATCCCTTCGGCGGGTCCTGGGGCTACCAGGTCACCGGGTTCTACGCGCCGACGGCCCGCATGGGCACCCCCGACGACTTCAGGTTCCTCGTCGACGCGCTGCACCGGGCCGGGATCGGCGTGCTGATGGACTGGGTGCCGGCGCACTTCCCGAAGGACGACTGGGCGCTCGCGGAGTTCGACGGGCGTCCGCTGTACGAGCACGAGGATCCGCGCCGTTCGCACCATCCCGACTGGGGAACCCTCGAGTTCGACTACGGCCGCAAGGAGGTGCGGAACTTCCTGGTGGCGAACGCCGTGTACTGGTGCCAGGAGTTCCACATCGACGGTCTGCGGGTGGACGCGGTGGCGTCGATGCTCTACCTCGACTACTCGCGGGAGCACGGCGATTGGGTGCCGAACGAGTTCGGGGGCCGGGAGAACCTGGACGCGGTCCGCTTCCTGCAGGAGATGAACGCCACCGTCTACCGCCGCTGCCCCGGCGTGGTCACCTTCGCCGAGGAGTCGACGGCCTGGGACGGGGTGACGCGGGCGACGGACCAGGTGGGGCCGGGCGGCTTCGGCGGTCTGGGCTTCG contains these protein-coding regions:
- the glgB gene encoding 1,4-alpha-glucan branching enzyme; protein product: MTARSAGKTSSSVRKAPALDPGDRARLLAGEHHDPHAVLGAHPVKGGVVIRALRPWAKEVAVLTKGKRLTMDDDGDGLFSVFVPLLRKVPAYEFRVRYDGDELALHDPYRFLPSLGELDLHLIGEGRHEELWTALGSHPMTHEGVEGTRFAVWAPNARGVRITGDFTHWDGTALPMRSLGSTGVWELFVPGIGEGTVYKYDIARPDGSHTLRADPMARRTECPPNTASIVTASHHTWEDAEWMERRGARPPHEAPISVYEVHLGSWRPGLTYRELAEQLPAYVRDLGFTHVELMPVTEHPFGGSWGYQVTGFYAPTARMGTPDDFRFLVDALHRAGIGVLMDWVPAHFPKDDWALAEFDGRPLYEHEDPRRSHHPDWGTLEFDYGRKEVRNFLVANAVYWCQEFHIDGLRVDAVASMLYLDYSREHGDWVPNEFGGRENLDAVRFLQEMNATVYRRCPGVVTFAEESTAWDGVTRATDQVGPGGFGGLGFGMKWNMGWMHDSLEYMQKEPVHRKYHHHEMTFSMVYAYSENYILPISHDEVVHGKRSLVSKMPGDWWQQRANHRAYLGFMWAHPGKQLLYMGQEFAQGGEWSVDHGPDWWLLDPAYGAEADHRGVRDLVRDLNTVYAATPSLWERDTAPEGFQWVVGDAADDNVFAFLRYDGFGSPLLAVCNFSPVVRHDYRVGVPDTFAAWAEVLNTDAARYGGSDLVGTDPVKTESVPWHGRSSSVRMTLPPLATVWLRPA